Below is a window of Macadamia integrifolia cultivar HAES 741 chromosome 8, SCU_Mint_v3, whole genome shotgun sequence DNA.
TACATGGCCAAGTTCATGCCAATTGGAATTGGTGAGGTGGCAACTAAGGCTATGAtggaatttgattgaattagaacCTATAATTTGACACGTGATAAACACAAGGCAGATAATACTGATCGATGAAATAGCTTGACTGACTCACTCGTTGACTGCAGGGGAGTGGTGGAATGGTAGTGTCGTTACCATCGACAATCAAGGTACCTTCGCCGGTACTGGACCAGCCCTTTCCGATGCTTTCACCATCAATGGAAAACCTGGCCATCTCTACCCATGCCCAGGTTTGTCAGAAATGCTCTTATCTCTACCCATGGAAAACCTGCCTCATtaatgtcttcttcttctccttcccttgtACCGACGAACTAACGATAGAAATATACAAAACAGAGACTCATAACCTGACTGTGACACCTGGTAAGACGTACCTCCTCCGCATCATCAACGCTGCACTCAACCACCAGTTGTTCTTCAAGATCGCAGGTCACAATTTCACGGTGGTCGCCGTTGACGCTGGTTACACCGATCCATACGTCACCGATGTGGTCTTGAGTGGACCAGGCCAAACGGTAGATGTCCTCCTTGTTGCCAACCAAACTCCCAAGAGTTACTACATGGCAATTCAAGGCTACAATAGCGCGGGCCCGACAACACCGTTCCTTAATAAAACCGCAACCGCCATCCTCGTATACGAGAACTCCACTTCATCTGTCCCGGAGATGCCCGTCCTTCCACCCTTCAATGACACACCCACGGCCTTCACTTTCTATAGCAACTTAACCAGTCTTACGAACTCGGTGACCAACGTACCTCTCCAAGTGGACGTGCAGATGTTCATAACCATCGGCATGAGTGTCACGCCGTGTGCCACCTGTAATGTTCCAGGTCAGAAGGGTGTTCGACTCTCTGCCAACATGAACGGCAAATCATTCCAGTTGCCCACCAATATATCCATATTGCAGGCATTCTTTACGGGTGCGACCGGTGTGTACACCGAAGATTTCCCAACCCAGCCACTGTTGGCCTTCGACTACACCAACTCCACCAAACTCCTGAACCAGACACAGTTCGTGTTGACCCAAAAGTCAACTAGTGTGAAGAGGATACCATTTAATTCATCGGTGGAGATAGTGCTTCAGAACACGGCTATTATTACTGTGGAAAGCCACCCAATGCATCTCCACGGTTACGATTTCTACGTGATGGCCATGGGGTTTGGGAACTACAACGCCACCGAAGATGTGAAGAAGTTCAATTATTTTAATCCACAAAAGCGTAACACCGTCGCCGTCCCCGCCGGTGGCTGGGCTGTCATCAGATTCCGAGCAGATAATCCAGGTATATTCGATCATTCTTCTATATACCCTTTTAGTACCCATTTCATTTCATAGCACAAATGCCCAATAGATCTCTGACGTTCCTTTTCTGTGTTGACATCCACAGGTACATGGATAATACACTGCCACCTCGAAACCCATCTTGAGTTTGGGCTGGCTACGGTTTTGATTGTTGATGAGGGCCCTACTCCTTTCTATAAACTCCCTCCCCCACCTTCCGATTATCCTCAATGTTAGGTGCCACgtatgatcatcatcatcactcattttttttttaaattattcttCCATAAaaattcttgtttctttttttctcattggCGACATTTGTGAAGTGAGTTGATTTATTTTTAGTAAATTTGTAAAAGTGAGTGGGGTTTGAGTTGAATTCTTTGAGATTTAATTCAATGCAATTAATGAcaaatttctttttaatttgttttccaTGAACAACGAAAATGTTGTAATAGGAAGTTCTTTGGATTAATCAAATTCTATTAATGGAAGTCATCTTTGTTAATTTCACTTCTGTGTGGttgaaactcttttttttttttgggggggggggggtgtgggttTGGGGCTAAAGTATGGTTGAAACTCAACAGGTGGTATTTGGTTAGTAGtatccattaaaaaataaattaaagtactTAATTAGCCTGAAAATATATTTGGCATAAGTAATCGCCCGGATAGGATCGGTATGGCTGTACGGATTAAGAATAAAAaggtaaaatgattttttttctttaactaaACCTATTGTAGATcttccgaaaaaaaaaaagatactagCCCATACGGGCCACCAGATTAGTATCGCCGAAACTGATCACATCCCTAATCCCGATTACTAAAATCGTATGAAGCATAACTAATACCTTCTCCGCCCTCCCCTAAATTTagatttatttgtttttgataTAATAATGCATGGGCACTTGTAACCATGGATTCAGATAATGGTAtcgatattggtattggtatctaTTTGGATTGGATCgaatcagtatgtatcgatcggtcttgcctttgttttttttttttttttttttttaaagtacaatttttttactgttttacccctgaaacaatGCGGGTAATCGATCCAAATTGATCAATGATCAAGAATCGATCTTAGCCGATATTAATATAATACAACCAATATGAtatcaatacttaaaaccatgcttgtaAGTCATTGGGTCCAACCGTCCAAGTACATCTTTCTGAAACTTTTGCCTACCTACATGCAACATCATCACGTTCATAGATCATTGCTAAGTATTCAACGTACCAAATTCTCAACTTTAACCTCTGGAACTACATGTCAATAGAGTTGGTAGCTTAATGGAAGGAAGCTCCTATCTCTATCATCAAGTTGGTTGGTTTTGAGTTCAAATCCATGGAATTATGATCACTATCATAgaacacttttttattttattaaaaaaaaaaatctatttctcTACCAAAAATTCTCAAACCTTCATCGCTAGGCgtttatgataattttttttttagtggatgAAGGGGGGAAAGAATTACACAACACTATTTCGTGTAAAATTGGGTCAGTGCAAGTTCTTCTTATACCAAGGGGGCTtgatttttctccatttcttcctccGGCTATGTTACTGAAGTGATTTGGATTAATCCTATTATTGGATGGTTCAAACTTACCATCCAACAATATAAAGCCTTTGTAAAGTCCAGATATTATAAATATTGATTTGGGaggcaaataaaaaataatatttgtgaaaaaaatattaagaataGATAGTTGTATCCAAATATTGCAAAAATGCAATATTTATTACAATAATTTGGTCAGAAATATTTAAAAAGTCTGTAAAAATCTAGAAGTAGTTTGTAAAAATCCAGGAGAAGTTCATatacttttaaaataaaaattaagaatataatatagtttttaatttataatattatgtaattttaaaaaaaattgatgaataaTTTGAATCAACTAGGATCCCAGGTTCTCAGTTCAGAATCGAAAGGCGCATAATTAGTGGCGGAGTAGAAAGAGGTTCTAATGTGacagatgaatttttttattaaacaaaACTAAGGGTTGGAGGAAAGTCGAGAAAGGCATTGCTATTGTGAGATAAACAAAACTAAGGGTTGGGGTCGTTAGATAAAGTATTTATCTTAACACTAAGTGGAGCTTGCATGAAGGAGTCAGATgcttcttctattcttttccCTAGCGCAGCTGGGCCATCCTGGACTTGACCAGAGACCTCGCCCATGAAGTAAATCATACACCAATGATCCAACCATTGGGACAGAATCAATTTTAGTTGTTAAATCTCTCCTTTGATTGATCAATGTGTGATATCCGAATCCTTACTATTAATGGAATCGAAACCATCTCTGGATTGATCAGAAGATCCTTTCAATTGGCTAGAATCCCTTACTTGAAATCTTATGGCTAATCTAATCTCCTAGTCCCTacggaaaggaaaaagaattcaCATTCTTCCTTTCGAAGGGGTTGTGACCTATTGATTGCAGCTTTCTCTAGACTCCggaaaagcataaaaaaaagGCTCGAATGGTACGATCCCTCCGTCACCCAGAATGAAAGGGTCATCTCGGAGTTCTTGGTCTTGAAGATGCTTGTAGGTGCTCCATTTTCCATTGAGGCCGAACCTAACCTGTGCCGAGAGAGCTGTCCATACACTGAGGGATGTATGGATTCTCGAGAAGAGAGGAGCAATGGTGGTCCCCTccggggtttttttttttgttttttatatttttgctaGTTCATAGTTCCATGTTTTGATGGGGTCGTGCGATGCACTTTCTTTATTGTGAGATAAACAAAACTAAGGGTTGGGGTCGTTAGATAAAGTATTTTTCTTGAaggggaggtgagtgatattttcaGAAAAGTGTGGGGCCAGGCTGATATTTTGCcgtagttcaggggaggggaatgaaatttaccaaaaaaaaaaaaaaatttttgaaggtCACATCATTAGCTCTTCCGAACAACAATGGTGAAATTGACTAACAAAATCAATAAGCCTATCTATATCATATAATTACCAACCTCAACCATCCAACATAAAGTCCTTCGATCCTCTCTTCCAGGAAAATACTTAGTCATTGCCTTTGATCTCCTCCAGCAATTTTCGTTTTAGAAGCTTTGGCTTGAAAGTGTGTGGGGGAGACTATCTTTATCTCATaccctcctctttcttcttattttttctctatttttctattttgttatcAATTCATGTGAAATTTTTAGAAGGGACATGCTTGGTCCAATGGTAAAGTATGAATGTTGCAATCTGGGGCGATTGGTCAAAACAGCTTCTCGACATTCTCGAAGTAAGACTGTATAGTTCTCATCCCCCAAACCTCAGACTTGCGATAGCCTTATGCACTGAAAACTCCCATTCTATTTAGGTTATCCCAGACTAAGACATCTTAATTTTAGGAGGAGGGGGTTGGAGTAGTTATGCTTATCACGGTTTTAGTAATTGGGATTGGGAACGTGATTGGTCACGGCCGATCCGATCTGGTGGTCCGTATCAGTTAGGATCGAACTGATTTACTCCAAGTTTTctttaaaaattcaatttttaaaccTTTTTACCCTTGGACCGCACAGCAATACCGATACGGAATTGGCACCGAATCGGGATTGGGATTGGTCGATACCGATCCTACCCGGGCAGTTGCTTATTTGCTTTCAAATATCTTTTCAGACGAAATTAAGCCCTATTTGttaatggatatatatatatatatatatatatatatactaccTAGCCAAAAAGTGAAATAGCACCGGTTTGAGTTTCAACCTTACAGAACTGAAATGAACAAAGACTTCCTCTTACAACATTTCTCTTTgctcaagggaaaaaaataatataaaaaaaaaattcgtcaTTGCATTAATTGAACTAAATCTCACAGAATTCAACTCAAAACGCCACTCACTTACAAACCACTATAAAGAAATCAACTCAATTCACAATTGTtgccaatagaaaaaaaaatttggtagaataataaaataaatgagtGACGATGATGATGTCGATAATGATCATATGTTGTATATCTAACACTGGGGATAATCGGAAGGTGGGGGAGGGAGTTTATAGAAAGGAGTAGGGCCCTCATCAACAATCAAAACCGTAGCCAGGCCAAACGAGAGATGGGTTTCGAGGTGGCAATGTATTATCCATGTACCTGTGGATTTAAACACACAAAATTTATAAGGAACACGTCAGATGAGATGATCATCCATTGTGCTGTGAACTACTGAAATATATGGGTACAGTACATCATAGTATAGTAGGGTATGTAGGAGAATGATCGAATATATATATCTGGATTATCTGCTCGGAATCTGATGACAGCCCAGCCAGCGGCGGGGACGGCGATGGTGTTACGCTTTTGTGGATTAACATAATTGAACTTCTTTATATCCTCGGTGGCGTTGTAGTTCCCAAATCCCATGGCCATCACGTAGAAATCGTAACCGTGGAGGTGCATTGGGTGGCTTTCCACCGTAATAATAGCCGTGTTCTCAAGTCTATCTCCACCGACGAATTAAATGGTATCCTCTTCACACTTGTTGACTTCTGGGCCAGAACGAACTGTGTCTGGTTCAAGAGTTTTGTGCAATTGGTGTAGTCGAAGGCCAACGGTGGCTGGGTTGGGAAATCTTCGGTGAACACACCGGGGGCACCCGTAAAGGATGCCTGCAATATGGACATATTGGTGGGCAACTGGAATGACTTGCCGTTCATGTTGGCAGAGAGTCGAACACCCTTCTGATTTGGAACATTACAAGTGGCACACGGCGTGACACTCATGCCGATGGTTATGAACATCTGTACGTCCACTTGGAGAGGTACGTTGTTGACCGAGTTGAGAGGACTGGTTAAGTTGCTATAGAACTTGAAGGCCGTGGGTGTATCATCAAAGGGTGGAAGGACGGGCATCTCCGGGACTGATGACGTGGAGTTCCGTTATTCGAGGATGGCGGTTGAGGTTTTATTAAGGAACAGTGCTGCGGGGCCCGTGCTATTGTAGCCTTGAATTGCCATGTTGTAACTCTTGGGAGGTTGGTTGGGAACAAGGAGGACGTCCCCCGTTTGGCCTGGACCACTCAAAACCACATCGGTGAGGTATGGTTCGGTGTAGCTAGCGTCAACGGCGATCACCGTGAAATTGTGGCCTGCGATCTTAAAAAATAACTGGTGGTTGAGTGCAGCGTTGATGATGCGGAGAAGGTAGATCTTTCCAGTTTTCACCTTCAGCTTATAGGTATCTGTTATGTATATATCCATGGTTGGTTAATTGGTGGTACAAGGGattaagagaagagaagaagaagacattaATGAGGGAGAGATAAGAGCATTTGTCACTAACCTGGGCATGGGTATAGATGGCCAGGTTTTCCATTGATTGTGAAAGCATCGGAAAGAGCTGGTCCAGTACCGGCGAGGTTCCCTTGATTGTCGATGGAAACGACACTACCATTCCACCACTCCCCTGCGGTCAACGAGTCAATTAGGCCACGAGTCAAACTGTATATATACCTATTCAATCGAATACCAACCTTATGTCCATGCAGATGACCTGCATTTGTGAACCCCATTCATTTCTTCGGATGAACATTCCCCGCAATCCTTCATTTTTCTTATCCTTTAATTGCCCATTGACCAATTCCAATTGGCATGTATGAATGGATTTACCTACCACTTtagtgtgtatgtgtgtgtgagagagagaaagatggctCACTCACCAAATATAATAGGAACGGCCTTGTAGGGCTTGGGGAATGGGTTACTGGTCTTGGGGTGGATGATGAAAGCCCCATAAAGAGTGGGTCTAAGGAGCGATCTGTGAGAATGCCACCAAAGAGTTCCATGTTGACCAGTAATGTTAAATTTGTAAGTGTAATTAGTTCCAGGAGCTATGGCACACTGGGTTATGTATGCTCCTCCATCAGCCCATCTACTCCGTCTCTGAAACAGTCCATGCCTGCAAAATCCACACCACAAACAACGACAGTTACTCTTTTTAATTAATTCCACCACTGTTTCGCCCATCTACTATATTAATTGGTAAAATTAAACATAAGTTTGCTGGATATGAAAATTAATTAAGATTAAGGTTTTAATTACTAGTGAAGGGAGATATTGACAGGTGACTGGTTAAGGACATGAACAATGAGCGTGTCGCCATCCTCAACCTTGATCACTGGTCTTggccactgttagttaaaatgcgtttaaaacgcatttgtgttttttttgcCATTTAGAACGTGTTTTCTCAAATGCTATTATACAATccagaaaaaagaggaaacggcaaaagaatccgttttaaatgcgttttaaacggcaTTTTTAAACCCGTTTTAAGCAGCCGTTTTAAACGCATATctgttttttaagggtaaaatatgaattttattaaaaaaattaattaattaaaaaaaaaaaactattagtaaaagtgaagagtgaagacaatatggtacttgatttttggtttttaatttccatactatttataggaaaaaaatatcatcttcttatagcccattgagtaaggagaagctaaagctagcaacatctcattttcttgtagcccattgggctattttatcttgggactcctagagcttttggaatattagatacatgtatacaagtaataatctctcaaattgcatgagtatactaccgtttttttggtttcgtttttttgaaaactacacgtttaatactcatACCATTCGTTTTTATCCGTTTgccattcccttttttttttatccttttttttacCGTATCGTTCATCGTTTATATCTATTTAAAACCCGTATCgtacgtttctatttttttgccattctcgttttaactaacagtggtcctGACATCTTTCCATTCACTACTGTCACATTCTACTCGTTGCACAATTGCCAGAGTGTCCAGTTCTTCACCTGATTACAttgattaattattttattaaacaTATCCAAGGGTGAGAAATGTGTAAAAAAAGCGAAATGCAATGTTCAAgttgaaaatgcattttttcAAACTAtaatcctggtgaggatccaaAAGAAccatacaataattatatataagtctatctttttttctttttttttccttttttttttgaaatcatTTCTTTGATCCATACGACATGTTCTTACTATCTATAATGACTTAAAAGGACATATGTTAGTCTCTGATATGACATACAAATAAACTTTGGCTGTTACCCTGGTAGCAATCAAGTTCCTACCACCCAACTAGCAGGCAGGGAAATAGAGTGTTGGGGGTAGGTTGAAAAATTCActtctaaggctatgtttggtagtcaagaaaagaaaaaaaaatctagaaaagaaaagaaaagagaagaaattgtgaaaaaataaaaagagcatGTATATTTGgttatcaagagaagaaaagaaaataagagaaaaaaataaaaaaaaaattgaattttaggagagagagaaacacataggaaatcattgtgttatcattcatttttgtcttattatattttcatattttctcatgtttttttgtgtttttaacAAGAAAAGTTTggagggaacaaaaaaaaaatttacaatttcCAAGacgaattttgaatttgaaaagaggaATCTTCTCTTCAGTGAAGACATAcgaaatacaaagaaaaattcttaacccaagaaaaaaaatacaaaaattcttGATCCAAgagaatttttctcttgggtgtacttttttcttctcttagctaccaaacacagcctaagggaATGAGGGCTAGTAGCCAAATTTTTTCCCTCTAACATGTACATGGAGAGGAATTAAACCCAATGAGAATGGATCCATGATTACACCAATGAATGCAGGGAAATATGAAATTGAGAAATCTTAAACTAAATGCATGCTTcaaaatttaaggaaaaaaaaaaaaaaagagagagagaaaagaaaggagatgaAAAGGTTTGTGAGTAGGATTACTGTGAAGGTGTGGTCGACCACACTGGATGAAACCACAGAAACCACCAGAGCAAAGCCGCAGGCTACTAATACTAGGCTGAGAGGCTCTCCTTTTATAGTTCTACTGTAGCAAATTGAAAGCAATTTTGCACCTTATTTTACGTCACAGATTAGTTCAAGTCTTTGAAGGCTTAGCTCAGGGCGTGGTCATAAGGAAtggaaatcaaaaatttcaagttaaaaaaaaataaaaataaaaataaaatgtatgtGTTTTAAAAGCCTTCATTATCTATCTAACAACAGGTTGGTAACGAATATATATACTAGATATCAAAAACCGAagtccttaccaaaaaaaaaaaaaaaccaaagtcAATAAATTAACAATCTTAGTTATGTTTAATTAAAAACTCCATCTTACACATTGGGACCTCTTCTACTTAATGTGCCATTTGGTCCCAATCTCAGAAGTTGGTAACTTAGTCAATTCcaattattcattatttttaaaatatatggAATAACCGAATAAAAAAACTGTATTTTGTTCCTAATTTTAATAGTGCATGGGTTCTTTTCGAATTTCTTATGGCTATGATTTGTTGCAAGGGAAATtcaaagggaaggaaagtgaaattttcatacttaaaaaataattttttgtaatcATCATCCCATGTAATCCCATACATTTTAtatgtcatttttatttaatattttataacaAAGCATTTTGAAtacaaagtaaagtaaaatttaataactaaatatggaatgatttggagttattaATATAATCAcattgggtaatgattacacaaattccttttttaaatataaaaatttcacttcccttttcctttaaattccccttgcaatcaaataaatcttacagattttttttatataatatttaCAAATTTATTGTAATAAATTTTGtactcttaattttttttgctacaaatgtttatttttatttattatagagAGCTATATTTCACTTCCAATTATGTTGTATGATTTTTTTAGACTTTttacagtatatatatatatatatatatataaatatatatttaccaCTAGACCATGTCATGTTGTATGATCTTTGGCCAAATAACAAGCCCAAATATCAGAACTAAATTCAGCTAAGTTGGGCTGTGGGTAAACCCAATCCAATTTGGAAAGCCGATGCTCAAAAAGCCCAAATATATCTTGTGAGATAGAAAAGCCCGAACCCGATTAAGCAGCCTATATCCACAAGCTCAAGGATATCTAGGTGCCCGGTGATCAAATCCATTAGTGCAGCCCACATCCATAACCAATTCCCAATTAAGGTCCAACCCATAAGCAGCAAACTCCCCACCAATCTTAAGGAGTCATGTGGCAGAATATATCCCTACCTCTATGTTGAAAATCTTCTGCAGCAGTTGCACAAGTGCAGTGAGTATCGGGTGATTGGGAATCCCTTGAGGCACTTGCTCATATGCTCTCAACCATCCGATACTCATCACACCTCACCACTCGCTGCAGAGGATGTAGACTCGACCTTCCCATACCTTAAGGCACACTTTGGTTGAGAGctcttggagaagaagaagaagcattgaAGCTTGTAGACCCTTCACTGAGAGATCAAGAAGTAAGTTGAAGCTCTTTTCCTTCCACATCTGATCATGTTCTTAAGCTCATattagaagaggaagaacactTTTCCTTCCAAGCATTGCAACTGCTTCATTCATAACCTTCTTTTAAGAGATCAAGTTGGCGTCCGCTAAGAGAGAATACAATATCTACACAGCCGATCTAGCAAAAGCCAGAGAAGAATACATCCACATCTTCAAGAAGATCAAGAACTTGTCTACACACGAATCTTtcaatttttgttgttgttggtctTTAATAAGAGGTCATTTCTTCCGGTATGAGTGTGAAGCAAGAGAGTTGAATTCTGCATAGAGTTTATTGAATTCTGTCATTTGATATTTGTCCGCATTTTTGTTCAAGAATCTATACACAAATTAGGCTTGATGATACGATAGGATATGAGTCGAGTGATGTGACTTTATGTTTGGACTCTGATTCATCAATAACTCTTACCCCATATAATTCATTGTATAAACTATCATTCTCTTGTCCAATAAGAAAGCCAGATTGAGTGAATGAAGAGAATCAATTTTATTTCCCTTATAAGAAGCACGGTAAAAGGTTGTCTAAAAGCCAAGTCCAAATTGTCTGTAACGAGTAATGACAATTAGATGCTTAATGCACCTCACCACCTTACCTCAACTAAATCACGATCTctacttaaatcgtagatgcataTATGGGAAATCGAACCTGGGACCGTgtacctatccacacaatccccaattctcCCTAATCATCTGGGCAACCTTAATTGTTTATGTAAAAAGATGATGTGATAATTATGATTGTTTATATCTTGGGAATTGTTTGGATTCATCATGTGTCAAATTGTAACTTCAAATTCTATTTTTCATGCAAGGACCTTGAGTTCTACCTTTCCGCCAAATTGAAAACCCAGAGACTTCTACCACCCAAAAAACAGAAGTCATGCCATGTGGCAATAATACATGGGGCCAAAACCTTTGCCTTCGCATAGCATTAACATACGctcttatatattaaaaatcGCCTGTGCCTCATTCATTTTAGCTGTGTTGGGCTCGATCTCACTAACAAAGGTTTTTCTCGGTCTCTGCAGGCCTAGCTCAAGCTGTAGCTATATTTTGGTAGGATGGGCCTGGGTTTATCTAGGCCTCCCCAACTCCCCAATCTGGCCCATATACACCCTATCACTGGCATATATTTTcctacgatttttttttttttggtggggcgGTGGGGTGGGGGGTAAGACATATTTTCCTACCATGTCACAGCTCAACTGGCACCAAGACTCCACATACGTTGGCatgtcataaaaaataaaaccactGACCAGATTGGTCCAAATCAGCCATTAACATGCAAGAAAACATATCTCCACAAGCCAttggaaattttcattttctctctagGAATAAATATTTTAGAAACTTTTTTCATTCTGAAGTCTTATAAGTCTAATCAAGTGATAGGTTTTATTGGTTTTCTACTTActttataaatgaaaaaaaaaaaaaagttaaccaAAAATTTAAGTACCTTCATAGCCTATCCCAAAATAGGTTATGAGGATCGAGGATAACTAGAATCCAAGTTAGTCAATCCTAATCCAGATCAATTGATCCTGtcaatttttagaaccatgagCACATAGGCTCTCCACGAATTTCAGAAAAATAAGTTATAATTCCCCAATCCAAATGGCCTCCTAGAGTGGGCTACATTTCAATCTAAAATATACACTCCTCACAGTGTCCCTTATCCAAGATTCATGGACATGATAATATTGCTCATATATAGGGAAAGTTTCAGAAAGTTGTAGATGAACCCCATGATTTACAAGAAGAttaggaaaaagagaagaaagatgggagtaAAAGAAAAGAGGTACAACCCAACAAGTGATTAAGAGAATCTCTACTAAATGGTGTCAGTTACTTGGACTTTAGTCTTCTAATAGGCTCTGTCCAAAATCACACTTGGAACAAGATTGAGATTATGCATATCATTCCTCACCATGGTTTTAGATCACGGTATTGAAATGGGTATTGATCATTTCTAAAACCATTACGCTATCGGAATAGATAATATCAGATCATCCGTATTGGATAGAAACAC
It encodes the following:
- the LOC122085845 gene encoding laccase-7-like, with protein sequence MARPILLLGACAFALMISMVSSSVVEHTFTVANQTLKRLCSEQEVTLVNGEMPGPVIEVEDGDTLIVHVLNQSPLYISFHWHGLFQRRSGWADGAANITQCAIAPGTNYTYQFNITGQHGTLWWHSHRSLLRSTMYGAFIIHPNSAYPFPKPDKAFPIIFGEWWNGSVVTIDNQGTFAGTGPALSDAFTINGKPGHLYPCPEIYKTETHNLTVTPGKTYLLRIINAALNHQLFFKIAGHNFTVVAVDAGYTDPYVTDVVLSGPGQTVDVLLVANQTPKSYYMAIQGYNSAGPTTPFLNKTATAILVYENSTSSVPEMPVLPPFNDTPTAFTFYSNLTSLTNSVTNVPLQVDVQMFITIGMSVTPCATCNVPGQKGVRLSANMNGKSFQLPTNISILQAFFTGATGVYTEDFPTQPLLAFDYTNSTKLLNQTQFVLTQKSTSVKRIPFNSSVEIVLQNTAIITVESHPMHLHGYDFYVMAMGFGNYNATEDVKKFNYFNPQKRNTVAVPAGGWAVIRFRADNPGTWIIHCHLETHLEFGLATVLIVDEGPTPFYKLPPPPSDYPQC